The nucleotide sequence AAAGCGATCGATCTAACGATTTCTTGCCTGAGTTTGCTCCCAATTTGCCGCCAATCTAGGTCTGGCTCAGTATTTCCCGCATTTGCGAATCTTTTTTACGTAAAAACACGGATTGACCGTTTTTGCAGTATTCTAAGCCTATGTGTGATTTTTTCAGTATCGATGTCTTTTCGATACCCTCCACATGTACTTTGACATCAGTGCTTTGCTCCTCACTGGCCAGTATTTGAATCCTATTTCTAGATCTGTTACCCGTGCCAGCTCGTGCTGCTGACTGCTCGGGAATTTCACTCAGCTATTGCGTTTCAACTCTGCTGCAATCCCTTCAGCACCGGCTGCTGACATTCGATGCTGGTCTTTTGTTTGCTTCGCTTTTGCTAACCGCTGTCTTTCATCTTCGATATTATGAATCGCTCAATCAGTCAGTTGGCGATCGCCACTTCTGGTGTCGTCTTTGCCTTAGCCGTAGTCGATATTTCACCCACTCGCGCCGCATCTCTATGGAGTTTTGACTTCCAAGGAGATTTTGGCGGCGGCGGAACCATTGAACTGGACTTGGGGCAATCCAACTCTAATGGCAATGGCTTTCTCGTCACCGCCTTGGATTTCGAGTTGGATTTTGGGGGAGGTATTCTTCAGGCGATTGTTTTAGAGGATTTTACAGAGCTATTTGGATTTCCGGTCCAAGACATCTTTTTCGATCCCACCAATCCCGCAGCAGAGCTGACAAACGAATCAGTTGGGCTGGTGGCTCCTGGTTGGTCGGGTTTCACAGCTCTAGGGGCATCCATATCGTTGGACGGAAATAGTGGACCCGCTGCGCCCACATTGGGCGGAACCATTGTGTTCGGTGACTTGACGGGGAGCTCCAGCTCCACCTGGACTGCGGCTAAGATTCCCGAGCCTCTCACAATCCTGGGAAGCCTGCTCGCGGTTGGAATGGGCTGCGGTTTGAAGAAGAGGCGATCGGCCAAAACAAACTAGGCATTTCCCCCTTCCTTTTCACTCGCAAAGGGTCTGGCTTTTCCCTAAAGTCTTGCCAACGTTTAGAGAGACTTGGGCCAATTGGCCAAACAAGCTCCCGAAATATTTTTACGCAAATATTGCTAAACCTCCGCTGCAAGGAACATCATGCCTGCTCTTCCTACCACTTCCTATCCACTCGCGATGAATCTCGATCGCTCAGTCAACGGCACCTCAAACATCCCCGCAGGGCCATTCGATCTCGATAACTCGTCGATAGATCTCGCCGGGGGTCATTCCTCGGGATCGTCCTTACAACTCTCAACTGAAACGTTAACCTTATCCTCTTTTTCAGTATTGAGTAGTCCTAACATTATTGACGGTACAGCCGGAGTGGATGTCTTGGGCGGTTTCTCCGAAGCCGATGTCATGGCTGGAACAGTTGCCACTGCCGACGATATCATTACGGGCTTTGGCTCGGGCGATCTTCTAACAGGCAATGGCGGTAACGATACGTTTGTGTATACCTCACTCTCCGATCGCATCGACACCATTACAGACTTCACCACCGCATCTGCCGGGTTGCCCGATGAAGCCGATCTGATTGACTTAACAGACCTGCTGAGTAGTTTAGGCGTGACGGGACAAGGGGCGCTCGGTTCGGGTTTTGTGAACTTCTTCGAAGTATCCTTCGGTACCTACATCACCATCGATCCCACAGGCGCAAATGGAGCGGGTGGAATCATCCCGCTCGCGTTGGTTCGGGGCGTATCTGAAGCCGATCTCAACGATCCCAACAACTTCTTGCCGTTAGTCGCAGCCCCCGATGCTGTTGCAGATGCCTTTGATGTCACCGGTAACATCGGCATTGATGTTGACTTTAGCGGCAGCCTGCTCGGCAACGACACTGGCGATGCCTTTACCCTGACTAGCTTTGGCGCGACTGCGGGCACTGCTGGCGGTACAGTAGCTAACGGCGCAAACACTGTCTCAACCAGCAACGGCGGCTCTGTTGTCCTCAATAGCGATGGCACGTTCACCTACGATCCGGGGGCAGGGTTCACAGGCACCGACTCTTTCTTCTACACCCTTGAAAACGGCGGGGGCTTTGACGTTGCAGAAGTGACCCTCGCGGTGAGCGACTTAATCTGGTTTATTGACAGCGGCACAGGCGGCTCTAGCGATGGCACATTAGCCAACCCCTTCACATCGATCGCCGATTTCAATGCAGTGAATAATGGCGCGGGCAATAACCCTGGTGTCGGTGACAACATCTTCCTGGCAACTGGAGCGGGCACCTACACCGACGGCATTATCCTGCAAGACAACCAAACCTTGCTCGGGCAAGGAGTCGCGGGCACAACCCTCGATGCGGAGTTTGGCATTACGTTGGCTGCGTTTAGCAATTCTTTACCCTCCATCAACGGCATCCGACCCACCATTAGTAATGGCAGTGGCGACGGCATTTCCCTGGCTGCAGGCAATACGATTCGCGGCCTGGATATCGGCGATGCAGCCGGCTTTGGGATTAGCGGTGCTGCAGTCGGCAACCTGACGATCGGCGAGGTCAGCCTGAACAACACCCTGGGTGGCGGC is from Synechococcus sp. PCC 7336 and encodes:
- a CDS encoding PEP-CTERM sorting domain-containing protein, which codes for MNRSISQLAIATSGVVFALAVVDISPTRAASLWSFDFQGDFGGGGTIELDLGQSNSNGNGFLVTALDFELDFGGGILQAIVLEDFTELFGFPVQDIFFDPTNPAAELTNESVGLVAPGWSGFTALGASISLDGNSGPAAPTLGGTIVFGDLTGSSSSTWTAAKIPEPLTILGSLLAVGMGCGLKKRRSAKTN